In Luteimonas viscosa, the following proteins share a genomic window:
- a CDS encoding DUF4129 domain-containing protein: MRLDQVRVELRPRLPWEAVELGMALVRRHAGAIWRPWAAATLPLFVLLNAAAWAIDALWLAALAMWWLLPLFDRIVLFVLSRAVFDEPPTPSQTLAAQRGWGWRGIGARLSWARLSPWRCIAMPVELLEGIEGEALRARRRIVIDGIQGHAFLLALVCQLFVLSLLASLLSLVLMFVPAELLSESARAMWALVVDEPPRGAQLAFNAALWLALSIIEPFLVGAGFGLYLSRRVRIEAWDIELALRRMRARLAQVAGLALATCLLGLVLLAPPPAAAQATQRIQDERERAAHLPPKSPEAGPVDGEASTLERVFGEDAVVDDRPFRQAVKRAYEDPLLDRSRVERSWERRDRSEPEPPSKAPPWLLAAGRVIAVIGEYGLWLLLGLLLLALALTAKRWWPWMRGLRAAPTPESAIVQVAAPDAEALPADLAAAARRLWREGRPRRALALLYRGSVEAMVARAGVTLVPGATEAQCLRASRGLPDADDRNAFARMVRVWQYAAYARHLPAEEEFESLLGELSQRFGWAR; this comes from the coding sequence ATGCGCCTTGACCAGGTCCGGGTCGAACTGCGGCCGCGCCTGCCCTGGGAGGCGGTGGAACTGGGCATGGCCCTGGTGCGCCGGCATGCCGGCGCGATCTGGCGACCGTGGGCGGCGGCCACGCTGCCGCTGTTCGTGCTGCTCAATGCCGCCGCGTGGGCGATCGACGCACTGTGGCTGGCGGCGCTGGCGATGTGGTGGCTGCTGCCGCTGTTCGACCGGATCGTGCTGTTCGTGCTCTCGCGCGCGGTGTTCGACGAGCCACCCACGCCAAGCCAGACGCTCGCGGCACAGCGCGGCTGGGGCTGGCGCGGCATCGGCGCGCGACTGTCGTGGGCGCGCCTGAGCCCGTGGCGCTGCATCGCGATGCCGGTGGAACTGCTGGAAGGGATCGAGGGCGAGGCGCTACGGGCGCGTCGCCGGATCGTGATCGACGGCATCCAGGGACATGCCTTCCTGCTCGCGCTGGTGTGCCAGCTGTTCGTGCTGTCGCTGCTGGCCTCGCTGCTGTCGCTGGTGCTGATGTTCGTGCCGGCCGAGCTGCTGTCGGAGTCGGCGCGCGCGATGTGGGCGCTGGTGGTGGACGAGCCACCGCGCGGTGCGCAGCTCGCGTTCAACGCCGCGCTTTGGCTGGCGCTGTCGATCATCGAACCGTTCCTGGTCGGTGCCGGTTTCGGGCTCTATCTCAGCCGCCGGGTGCGGATCGAGGCCTGGGACATCGAGCTCGCGTTGCGGCGGATGCGCGCGCGCCTGGCACAGGTGGCGGGCCTGGCGCTGGCGACCTGCCTGCTGGGGCTGGTGCTGCTGGCGCCGCCGCCCGCCGCCGCGCAGGCGACGCAACGCATCCAGGACGAGCGCGAGCGCGCCGCACACCTGCCGCCGAAGTCCCCCGAAGCGGGGCCGGTGGATGGCGAGGCGTCGACGCTGGAGCGGGTCTTCGGCGAAGACGCGGTGGTCGACGACCGTCCCTTCCGCCAGGCGGTCAAGCGCGCCTACGAGGACCCGCTGCTCGACCGCAGCCGCGTCGAGCGCAGCTGGGAGCGCCGCGACCGCAGCGAACCCGAGCCGCCGTCGAAGGCGCCGCCCTGGCTGCTGGCGGCAGGACGGGTGATCGCGGTGATCGGCGAGTACGGCCTGTGGCTGCTGCTCGGACTGCTGCTGCTGGCGCTGGCCCTCACCGCGAAGCGCTGGTGGCCGTGGATGCGCGGATTGCGCGCGGCGCCCACGCCGGAAAGCGCGATCGTGCAGGTCGCCGCGCCCGATGCCGAGGCCTTGCCTGCCGATCTCGCCGCGGCAGCGCGCCGGCTGTGGCGCGAGGGCCGGCCGCGGCGTGCGCTGGCGTTGCTGTACCGCGGCAGCGTCGAGGCGATGGTCGCGCGTGCCGGCGTCACCCTCGTGCCGGGTGCGACCGAGGCGCAGTGCCTGCGCGCCTCGCGCGGCCTGCCCGACGCCGACGACCGCAATGCGTTCGCGCGCATGGTCCGCGTCTGGCAATACGCCGCCTACGCGCGCCACCTGCCGGCGGAAGAGGAATTCGAGTCGCTGCTCGGCGAGCTGTCGCAACGCTTCGGGTGGGCGCGATGA
- a CDS encoding YfiR family protein, which yields MALLGRQRRPRHRARIGFAGLLLALSAASVCHAQVDEHTLKAAFVYNIAAFAQWDEPAADALTICLQVDARLEAAIAALARRPLAGRPVKVRWANPVAGCDVLVHDASTPVAAAPDTLVICDACQVPDGVTAVALVREGNRIRFDVDAARARAGGITLSSQVLRLARRVL from the coding sequence ATGGCGCTTCTAGGCCGCCAGCGACGCCCGCGGCACCGGGCCAGGATCGGCTTCGCCGGCCTGCTGCTCGCGCTGTCGGCCGCAAGCGTGTGCCATGCCCAGGTCGACGAGCACACGCTCAAGGCCGCATTCGTCTACAACATCGCCGCGTTCGCGCAGTGGGACGAACCGGCGGCGGACGCGCTGACCATCTGCCTGCAGGTAGATGCCCGGCTGGAGGCGGCGATCGCCGCGCTGGCCCGACGCCCGCTCGCCGGACGCCCGGTGAAGGTGCGCTGGGCGAATCCGGTCGCCGGCTGCGACGTGCTGGTCCACGATGCGTCCACCCCGGTGGCCGCGGCACCCGACACCCTGGTGATCTGCGACGCCTGCCAGGTGCCCGACGGCGTGACCGCGGTGGCCCTGGTGCGCGAGGGCAACAGGATCCGCTTCGACGTCGACGCCGCGCGCGCCCGCGCCGGCGGCATCACCCTCAGCAGCCAGGTGCTGCGCCTGGCCAGGCGCGTGCTGTGA
- a CDS encoding stage II sporulation protein M, producing the protein MRQEAFVARHSGEWRDFEAWLERRGGRTDRVRVAPGTDGLRDEDMPARYRRLCQQLALARRRGYSPQVVEHLQALMQRGHDVLYRPPPLPWRRALRFLVADFPRLVRAQRGCLWLSAALFALPTLVLFLAVQQWPELVHSVFEPQELARFESMYDPADPTHKLGRESGTDMAMFGHYILNNISIGFRTFAAGLLAGVGTAFVLVFNGVVFGVVAGHLQAIGHGDPFWRFVAGHSAPELVAIVIAGAAGLRLGLALLAPGRLRRVDALVEAGRVGARLCLGILAMLLFAAFVEAFWSSTGSIPAAVKFGVGGVLWALVLGWLALGGRGDDAPAWQRRPGRPGGRTARAGPPVLASRRGGHQRNGASPHAP; encoded by the coding sequence GTGAGGCAGGAGGCGTTCGTCGCGCGGCACTCGGGCGAATGGCGCGACTTCGAAGCGTGGCTGGAACGGCGGGGGGGACGAACCGATCGCGTGCGCGTGGCGCCGGGCACCGATGGCCTGCGCGACGAGGACATGCCCGCTCGCTACCGCCGTCTTTGCCAGCAGCTCGCGCTGGCGCGGCGGCGCGGCTACAGCCCGCAGGTGGTCGAGCACCTGCAGGCGCTGATGCAGCGTGGACACGACGTGCTCTACCGCCCGCCACCGCTGCCCTGGCGGCGCGCGCTGCGCTTCCTGGTCGCCGACTTCCCGCGCCTGGTGCGCGCGCAGCGCGGTTGCCTGTGGCTGTCGGCGGCTCTGTTCGCGCTGCCGACACTGGTGCTGTTCCTGGCCGTGCAGCAATGGCCGGAGCTGGTACACAGCGTGTTCGAACCGCAGGAGCTGGCGCGCTTCGAGTCGATGTACGACCCGGCCGACCCGACCCACAAGCTCGGCCGCGAGAGCGGGACCGACATGGCGATGTTCGGCCACTACATCCTCAACAACATCAGCATCGGCTTCCGCACCTTCGCCGCCGGGCTGCTGGCGGGCGTGGGCACGGCGTTCGTGCTGGTGTTCAACGGGGTGGTGTTCGGGGTGGTCGCCGGGCACCTGCAGGCGATCGGCCATGGCGATCCGTTCTGGCGCTTCGTGGCCGGGCATTCGGCGCCGGAACTGGTGGCGATCGTGATCGCCGGGGCCGCCGGGCTGCGGCTGGGGCTGGCGCTGCTGGCGCCGGGGCGGCTGCGGCGTGTGGACGCGCTGGTCGAGGCCGGCCGGGTCGGCGCCAGGCTGTGCCTGGGGATCCTGGCGATGCTGCTGTTCGCGGCGTTCGTGGAGGCGTTCTGGTCCTCGACCGGCTCGATCCCGGCCGCGGTGAAGTTCGGCGTCGGCGGGGTGCTGTGGGCGCTGGTGCTGGGCTGGCTGGCGCTGGGCGGGCGAGGCGACGACGCGCCTGCGTGGCAGCGCCGTCCCGGGCGGCCGGGCGGGCGGACGGCGAGGGCGGGTCCGCCCGTCCTGGCGTCGCGCCGTGGTGGACACCAGCGCAACGGGGCATCGCCGCATGCGCCTTGA
- a CDS encoding putative bifunctional diguanylate cyclase/phosphodiesterase: MRTSALKPASSSLRMNTIGAALVLLLAGTVLMLIQWVDIRREYIADAEAQARVIASSSAAAVMFGDAEGARETLAPLASLPAVRRAALRDKHSNLIASYPGSAGDDPSATAAPCGFDCTWVSAPVVLRDIQVGVVQLQIDMARAHARLWGLGIAFCIASLAAYALAYPLMKRMRERVHGAEAQLRYLAHYDPVTRLHNRNAFNAQLESGRARGERMALIQLDLDRFKEVNDKLGHQAGDELLQQVGRRISEALGSGQHLFRLGGDEFALVLVGADAIARVQDTAEAILGRFAAPFVVGGLSLGVTASAGISLWPDDAERLEELAANADIAMYCAKREGRNRVAVFEPRLREVQLARIGIRDALVEAIASGQLELHYQPQVCARSGQLQGAEALLRWTHPTLGSVPPSTFIPIAEEGSLIIDLGRWVIGEACRQIADWNRLGFGHLRVAVNLSMRQTRDEALPAFIDEVLKATGVPAHCVELEVTESVLMEDTDLAVSQLARLRARGLKLAIDDFGTGYSSMAYLGRLPIDKLKIDMAFVQAVPGEGEAIATAILAMARAFGLSVVAEGVETAAQRDFFREARCEQLQGYFIGRAVPAATFASEWLQYPAGEEGRSPPSWDAPRLARR; encoded by the coding sequence GTGAGGACGTCCGCCCTCAAGCCGGCTTCGTCCAGCCTGCGGATGAATACCATCGGCGCGGCGCTGGTCCTGCTGCTCGCCGGCACCGTACTGATGCTGATCCAGTGGGTCGACATCCGGCGCGAGTACATCGCCGATGCCGAAGCGCAGGCGCGGGTCATCGCCTCCAGCAGCGCCGCGGCGGTGATGTTCGGCGATGCCGAGGGTGCGCGCGAGACGCTGGCGCCGCTGGCGTCGCTCCCCGCCGTGCGCCGGGCCGCCCTGCGCGACAAGCATTCGAACCTGATCGCGAGCTACCCCGGGTCCGCCGGCGACGATCCGTCCGCCACGGCGGCCCCTTGCGGGTTCGACTGCACCTGGGTCAGCGCGCCGGTGGTGCTGCGCGACATCCAGGTGGGCGTGGTGCAGTTGCAGATCGACATGGCCCGGGCGCACGCGCGCCTGTGGGGCCTGGGGATCGCCTTCTGCATCGCCTCGCTGGCGGCCTACGCGCTGGCGTATCCGCTGATGAAACGCATGCGCGAGCGCGTGCACGGCGCCGAGGCGCAGCTGCGCTACCTCGCCCACTACGACCCGGTGACGCGGCTGCACAACCGCAACGCCTTCAATGCGCAGCTGGAAAGCGGCCGCGCCCGCGGCGAGCGCATGGCGCTGATCCAGCTCGACCTGGACCGGTTCAAGGAGGTCAACGACAAGCTCGGCCACCAGGCCGGCGACGAACTGCTGCAGCAGGTGGGCAGGCGCATCTCGGAGGCGCTGGGCAGCGGTCAGCACCTGTTCCGCCTGGGTGGGGACGAATTCGCGCTGGTGCTGGTGGGCGCCGATGCCATCGCCCGGGTCCAGGACACGGCCGAAGCGATCCTCGGCCGGTTCGCGGCGCCCTTCGTGGTCGGCGGCCTGAGCCTCGGGGTCACCGCCAGCGCCGGCATCAGCCTCTGGCCGGACGATGCCGAGCGGCTGGAGGAACTGGCGGCCAACGCCGACATCGCGATGTACTGCGCCAAGCGCGAAGGCCGCAACCGCGTCGCCGTGTTCGAGCCGCGGCTGCGCGAGGTGCAGCTGGCGCGGATCGGTATCCGCGATGCGCTGGTCGAGGCGATCGCCTCGGGCCAGCTCGAGCTCCACTACCAGCCCCAGGTATGCGCGCGCAGCGGACAACTGCAGGGCGCCGAGGCGCTGTTGCGCTGGACCCATCCCACCCTGGGCAGCGTGCCGCCGTCGACCTTCATCCCGATCGCAGAGGAAGGATCGCTGATCATCGACCTCGGCCGCTGGGTGATCGGCGAGGCCTGCCGCCAGATCGCCGACTGGAACCGCCTGGGATTCGGGCACCTGCGGGTGGCGGTCAACCTGTCGATGCGCCAGACCCGCGACGAGGCCTTGCCGGCCTTCATCGACGAGGTGCTCAAGGCGACCGGTGTGCCGGCGCATTGCGTGGAACTGGAGGTGACCGAGAGCGTGCTGATGGAGGACACCGACCTGGCGGTGTCGCAGCTGGCGCGCCTGCGCGCGCGCGGGTTGAAGCTGGCGATCGACGATTTCGGCACCGGCTATTCGTCGATGGCCTACCTCGGACGGCTGCCGATCGACAAGCTGAAGATCGACATGGCCTTCGTCCAGGCCGTGCCCGGCGAAGGTGAAGCCATCGCGACCGCGATCCTGGCCATGGCGCGCGCCTTCGGCCTGAGCGTGGTGGCGGAGGGGGTCGAGACCGCCGCGCAGCGGGACTTTTTCCGGGAGGCGCGTTGCGAGCAGTTGCAGGGCTATTTCATCGGCCGCGCCGTGCCCGCCGCGACATTCGCTTCAGAATGGCTGCAGTACCCTGCCGGTGAAGAGGGGCGGTCGCCCCCCTCGTGGGACGCACCACGACTGGCACGACGATGA
- a CDS encoding RDD family protein — translation MLDTVREIHTPEGVALRLHAAGPVPRAFAWLIDLAIRAGLVLLASMFLALLGRFGTGVYLVFLFVVIWAYPVAFEALWDGQTPGKRALGLRVVSADGAPVGWMASFVRNLMRTVDMLPFGYAFGLASSLVDPWGRRLGDVVARTMVVHVPRARGPVELPAGPATVPAAPLLPGEQAAVIAFAERAWALTPQRRQELADIAAPLTGSRGEAGMRRLFGIAHWLLGRAS, via the coding sequence ATGCTCGATACGGTCCGCGAAATCCATACACCGGAAGGCGTCGCGCTGCGGCTGCATGCGGCCGGTCCGGTGCCGCGCGCGTTCGCGTGGCTGATCGATCTGGCGATCCGCGCCGGCCTGGTGCTGCTGGCCTCGATGTTCCTCGCCCTGCTCGGCCGCTTCGGCACCGGGGTGTACCTGGTGTTCCTGTTCGTGGTGATCTGGGCGTACCCGGTGGCGTTCGAGGCGCTGTGGGACGGGCAGACCCCGGGCAAGCGCGCGCTGGGCCTGCGCGTGGTTTCCGCCGACGGCGCGCCGGTGGGCTGGATGGCCTCGTTCGTGCGCAACCTGATGCGGACCGTCGACATGCTGCCGTTCGGCTACGCCTTCGGCCTGGCCTCGAGCCTGGTCGATCCGTGGGGGCGGCGGCTCGGCGACGTGGTGGCGCGGACGATGGTGGTGCACGTGCCGCGCGCACGTGGTCCGGTGGAACTGCCGGCCGGCCCGGCGACGGTGCCGGCCGCGCCGTTGCTGCCCGGGGAACAGGCGGCGGTGATCGCCTTCGCCGAACGCGCGTGGGCACTCACGCCGCAACGCCGGCAGGAACTGGCCGACATCGCCGCGCCGCTGACCGGGAGCCGTGGCGAAGCCGGCATGCGTCGCCTGTTCGGCATCGCCCACTGGCTGCTGGGGCGTGCGTCGTGA
- a CDS encoding TonB-dependent receptor plug domain-containing protein: protein MSVPKLRRHARTRPSPPRARHVLPGALLACALAPGLHAQDTPDLSAMSLEDLLDVEIVTASRFEQNISHAPSTVQVISGDDIRSRGWRTLAEALASLPGLYLGDTGLYTYLGARGQLRAGDYNSRFLLLINGHRVNDPVYSQSPVGGEFPLDMSLVERIEYVPGPGSAVYGSNAFFGVINVLTRDASTFGKGELRAGVASFGTTDVQVSVPVATGDATTLLSARQFHSRGRDLYFPEFADTPSGGHVRGQDDERVRQVFLSHRRGGLALQLVAGDRRKEDPVAPYEQTFAAPGAQVQDRWIDFGAHYQRRLGEATDASARLDVIDYRYLGDYVYGEDAPYLNRDVSSGRSVVLGGQLVTRASERHTVVAGAEIKLDRSVVQRNFDVLPYASYLDSREHMASWGVFMDSEIRLSDAWRFSGGLRADRSDLGTLRLSPRMALISARPDDTVFKLIVGQSYRSPNAYERYYEVDSEDSSQFANPGLGAEHVQTAELFYGVAFSARSRAELSVYHYRLRDLITLVEVGEAALTLTNAGRASSRGAELAYIHRKPGGLLLRASYAYSEVTDSQEPRPLNAPRGNARISASWPLAADLGMTLSAQHVARRASRAGTVPAYSVVNAHLSWEPRHLPLALSLGVRNLLDERYADPVGPEFAQDAVERRGRELRLEATWRF, encoded by the coding sequence ATGTCCGTTCCCAAGCTCCGCCGGCACGCCCGCACGCGTCCGTCGCCACCCCGCGCCCGCCATGTCCTGCCCGGCGCGTTGCTGGCGTGCGCGCTGGCGCCGGGCCTGCATGCGCAGGACACGCCCGACCTGTCGGCGATGTCGCTCGAAGACCTGCTCGACGTGGAGATCGTGACCGCGTCGCGCTTCGAACAGAACATCTCCCACGCGCCGTCCACGGTGCAGGTGATCAGCGGCGACGACATCCGCTCGCGCGGCTGGCGCACGCTGGCCGAAGCGCTGGCCAGCCTGCCGGGCCTGTACCTCGGCGACACCGGCCTCTACACCTACCTCGGCGCGCGCGGCCAGCTGCGCGCCGGCGACTACAACAGCCGCTTCCTGCTGCTGATCAACGGCCACAGGGTCAACGACCCGGTCTACAGCCAGAGTCCGGTGGGCGGCGAGTTCCCGCTGGACATGTCGCTGGTCGAGCGGATCGAGTACGTGCCTGGCCCCGGTTCGGCGGTCTACGGCTCGAACGCGTTCTTCGGCGTGATCAACGTGCTCACCCGGGATGCGTCGACCTTCGGCAAGGGCGAGCTGCGCGCAGGCGTCGCCAGCTTCGGGACCACGGACGTGCAGGTCAGCGTGCCCGTCGCCACGGGCGACGCGACCACGTTGCTGTCGGCGCGGCAGTTCCACAGCCGTGGGCGCGACCTGTACTTCCCCGAGTTCGCCGACACGCCGTCGGGGGGCCACGTGCGCGGCCAGGACGACGAACGCGTGCGGCAGGTGTTCCTCAGCCACCGCCGGGGAGGCCTGGCGCTGCAACTGGTCGCGGGGGACCGCCGCAAGGAGGACCCGGTGGCGCCCTACGAGCAGACGTTCGCCGCGCCCGGCGCCCAGGTGCAGGACCGCTGGATCGATTTCGGCGCGCACTACCAGCGCCGCCTCGGCGAGGCCACGGATGCGAGCGCGCGTCTGGACGTGATCGACTACCGCTACCTCGGCGACTACGTCTACGGCGAGGACGCGCCCTACCTCAACCGCGACGTGTCCTCCGGGCGGTCCGTCGTGCTCGGCGGGCAGCTGGTGACCCGGGCGAGCGAACGGCATACCGTGGTCGCGGGCGCCGAGATCAAGCTCGACCGCTCGGTCGTGCAGCGCAACTTCGACGTGCTGCCCTACGCCAGCTACCTGGACTCGCGCGAGCACATGGCCAGCTGGGGCGTGTTCATGGACAGCGAGATCCGGCTCTCGGACGCATGGCGCTTCAGCGGCGGACTTCGCGCCGACCGCAGCGACCTGGGCACCCTGCGCCTGAGCCCGCGCATGGCGCTGATCTCCGCGCGGCCGGACGACACGGTCTTCAAGCTGATCGTGGGCCAGTCGTATCGCTCGCCCAACGCCTACGAGCGCTACTACGAGGTCGATTCCGAAGACAGCTCGCAGTTCGCCAATCCCGGACTCGGCGCCGAGCACGTGCAGACCGCCGAACTGTTCTACGGCGTCGCGTTCTCGGCGCGCAGCCGGGCCGAACTGAGCGTCTACCACTACCGGCTGCGCGACCTGATCACCCTGGTCGAGGTCGGGGAAGCCGCCCTCACCCTGACCAACGCCGGCCGCGCGTCCTCGCGCGGCGCCGAGCTTGCCTATATCCACCGCAAGCCCGGAGGACTGCTGCTGCGCGCCAGCTACGCCTACAGCGAGGTCACCGATTCGCAGGAGCCGCGGCCGCTGAACGCGCCCCGCGGCAATGCGCGCATCTCGGCCTCGTGGCCGCTGGCGGCGGACCTGGGCATGACGCTCAGCGCCCAGCACGTCGCGCGCCGGGCAAGCCGCGCCGGAACGGTCCCCGCCTACTCGGTGGTCAACGCCCACCTGTCGTGGGAACCGCGCCATCTCCCGCTGGCGCTGTCGCTGGGGGTGCGGAACCTGCTGGACGAGCGCTATGCGGATCCTGTCGGGCCGGAGTTCGCGCAGGATGCGGTCGAGCGCCGGGGCCGCGAACTCCGCCTCGAGGCGACATGGCGCTTCTAG
- a CDS encoding gamma carbonic anhydrase family protein, whose product MTPVPNRLRRYRGTLPELGQRVYIDPSAEVIGDVVLGDDVSIWPMTVVRGDVNFIRIGARSNVQDGVVIHVSHDGPHLKAGGFATVIGEDVTIGHKAIIHACRIEDACLVGMGAVVMDGAVVKKHGFVGAGALVSPGKVVGEGELWLGNPARFVRRLDDAQIEALYYSAQHYVRLKDDYLLDAGAA is encoded by the coding sequence ATGACGCCCGTGCCCAACCGACTGCGCCGCTACCGCGGCACGCTGCCCGAACTCGGCCAGCGCGTGTACATCGACCCGTCCGCCGAGGTGATCGGCGACGTGGTGCTGGGCGACGACGTCTCGATCTGGCCGATGACCGTGGTCCGCGGCGACGTCAACTTCATCCGCATCGGCGCGCGCAGCAATGTCCAGGACGGGGTGGTGATCCATGTCAGCCACGACGGCCCGCACCTGAAGGCGGGCGGCTTCGCCACCGTGATCGGCGAGGACGTCACCATCGGCCACAAGGCGATCATCCACGCCTGCCGGATCGAGGATGCCTGCCTGGTCGGCATGGGCGCGGTGGTGATGGACGGCGCGGTGGTGAAGAAGCACGGCTTCGTCGGCGCCGGCGCGCTGGTGTCTCCCGGCAAGGTGGTCGGCGAGGGCGAACTGTGGCTCGGCAATCCGGCGCGGTTCGTGCGCCGGCTCGACGACGCGCAGATCGAGGCGCTGTACTACAGCGCGCAGCATTACGTGCGGCTCAAGGACGACTACCTGCTCGATGCGGGCGCGGCCTGA
- a CDS encoding aldehyde dehydrogenase family protein, with the protein MPTDADTPPADLAPTLARLRAAWQAAKPGYARRRDDLLRLREALKRRLPEMAAAIAADFGHRSHHESLVADGMTVLAELDHLRRHLRGWMKPRRVGAGWRFWPARAELRHEPLGVVGVIAPWNYPVNLALIPLATAIAAGNHVYLKPSEHTPRSAAFLRSLLGEVFPGDRVAVATGDADVAAAFAALPFDHLVFTGSTAVGRKVMAAAAPNLTPLTLELGGKSPAIVCADVPVERVAARLATGKWFNAGQTCIAPDYVLLVGDAARRDALVAALQAEVTARYGDLRDAADYTRIINDDQFARLQAHVDDARARGLRVLALAPTHDPAERLFAPTLVLEPGDDATLMQEEIFGPILPIRSVATLDAAIAEVDARERPLALYPFSDDRASIERILRSTLAGGVTVNDTLVHFGINALPFGGVGASGMGAYHGRAGFDAMGKQLPILWQPRHAGSDLLKPPYRKISKIIDLLVR; encoded by the coding sequence ATGCCCACCGATGCGGACACCCCGCCCGCCGACCTCGCGCCCACGCTGGCGCGGCTGCGCGCCGCGTGGCAGGCAGCCAAGCCCGGCTACGCCCGGCGCCGCGACGACCTGCTGCGCCTGCGCGAGGCGCTGAAGCGCCGCCTGCCGGAGATGGCCGCGGCGATCGCCGCCGACTTCGGCCACCGTTCGCACCACGAATCGCTGGTGGCCGACGGCATGACCGTGCTGGCCGAACTCGACCACCTGCGCCGCCACCTGCGCGGCTGGATGAAGCCGCGCCGGGTGGGCGCCGGCTGGCGCTTCTGGCCGGCGCGCGCGGAACTGCGCCACGAACCGCTCGGCGTGGTCGGCGTGATCGCGCCCTGGAACTACCCGGTCAACCTCGCGCTGATCCCGCTGGCGACCGCGATCGCCGCCGGCAACCACGTCTACCTCAAGCCCTCCGAACACACGCCGCGCAGCGCCGCGTTCCTGCGCTCGCTGCTGGGCGAGGTGTTCCCCGGCGACCGGGTCGCGGTGGCGACCGGCGATGCCGACGTCGCCGCCGCGTTCGCCGCGCTGCCTTTCGACCACCTGGTGTTCACCGGCTCGACCGCGGTCGGGCGCAAGGTGATGGCCGCGGCCGCTCCCAACCTCACTCCGCTCACGCTCGAACTCGGCGGCAAGTCGCCGGCGATCGTCTGCGCCGACGTGCCGGTCGAACGCGTCGCGGCACGGCTGGCGACCGGCAAGTGGTTCAACGCCGGCCAGACCTGCATCGCGCCCGACTACGTGCTGCTGGTGGGCGATGCCGCGCGCCGCGACGCGCTGGTCGCGGCGCTGCAGGCCGAGGTGACCGCGCGCTACGGCGACCTGCGCGATGCCGCCGACTACACCCGCATCATCAACGACGACCAGTTCGCGCGGTTGCAGGCCCACGTCGACGACGCGCGCGCGCGCGGCCTGCGGGTGCTCGCGCTGGCACCCACGCACGATCCCGCGGAGCGCCTGTTCGCGCCGACCCTGGTGCTGGAACCCGGCGACGACGCCACGCTGATGCAGGAGGAGATCTTCGGCCCGATCCTGCCGATCCGCAGCGTGGCTACGCTCGATGCCGCGATCGCCGAGGTCGATGCGCGCGAGCGGCCGCTGGCGCTGTACCCCTTCAGCGACGATCGCGCCAGCATCGAGCGGATCCTGCGATCGACCCTCGCCGGTGGCGTCACCGTCAACGACACCCTGGTCCACTTCGGGATCAACGCCCTGCCGTTCGGCGGCGTCGGCGCCAGCGGCATGGGCGCCTACCACGGTCGCGCCGGTTTCGACGCGATGGGCAAGCAGTTGCCGATCCTGTGGCAGCCACGGCATGCCGGCAGCGACCTGCTCAAGCCGCCGTACCGGAAGATCTCCAAGATCATCGATCTTCTGGTGCGCTGA